The genomic region CCCTGATTCGCCAATCTGATGAAGGGTAATCAAGATTTTCCCGTTGAGTAGAAAACCTAGGTCAACTTAGGTTGGTTCTTGAAGAATTTGTTCAGAGTGGCATTTATCGAAAATCTCCAACTAAATCAGCTTCTGGTGGGACAGACAAATACAAATTTATCTTGACTATTCCATTCGGAGGGTCACCCCAAGTTAACGTATAAGCATAACCTTCCAGTCAGAAACAGATGAAAGAGCGAATTTTCCAAAGAAAATGACAAGGAATGCTAAGATGATATTGTCGTGTGAATTTATTCACTGTTCAGCTTAAAATATGCGACTCAATGGAGCATTTCTTTTCATAAATCAAGCAAGGACTGGGTCATATAATTAAAGAGGTTTCTCATGTAGAGGAACTGTCACATTTAAAGCTATCTAGAATCCTCAACTACTCGCATTAATTTGCACAGATGGAAGTTCCTGCGGTGGATTTAATGCCAACAACCAAGAAACTTGCAGGGAGAGGGAGATGGGGTTTTGCATGTGAAGTTAATAAATGAGACAACAGAGGCTGGGAGTGTGATCCTGGCCTTCCAGTGTCCAGTGGTCCTCTTTTTCAATTTTTGCCAGCAGAGTCTTAGCCGCTGACCTGTGTAAAGTATCGTCTATTTTTGTAAGGGAATAGGTTGTTCCACATCAATTTTGGATAAAAAAAACtttgttaaataaaaaaattttgacaaaCGTCATCTCTCAAGCTAGCTTTTAAAGTACGTTAAACCTAATCTACTTTTTTCTATATAGAATGAGATAAGAGTGTCCGTGTGTAGAGGCGGATGCAGGGTTGAatgttgagggaccaaaatttaaaagttatataattattataattaataaaaatttacaaattacaCTTTTATAAAAACAATGTAATTTATATGTTTTTAataaatcatatattttattaattatagatggttttcaaatatatatataaatttttattataaatgcaATCGATTAAAATaggtaatataaattttataatattcatATAAATATACTATCAACTGAGCTTTCCGGCAGCCACCACCTAAAttaactcaaattttaatttaataaacaaataaataatattcATTAAAGGAtttattcattaatttcactATTTTGCACAATAAtagaatatttataaataatggagaatttggcaaattatttaaatataaaaatttttaaacaaattaagaaaaataaatttcttattgaaatattttttttctcaaaaaataaattaaattatttcaataattaaatttaattaattaaatttatttttttattataattaaataattcatgCAACCAAGATGAGGCCGATGAAAACACATTTGATCAAGTCAATTATGGACTATGACACACATCGGAGCATGAAAGTCCTCCTCCAGGACCACAATTTTAAAAACATCACATTCAATTAAAACTTttctacaaagaaaaaaaaaatccaagtcCATTGCCATTtaactattttaaaatttttataatgaaaatttttatgaatttatttacgaaaaaatcaataaaaatgaaaaagaaaaatttaaccAAAAGTTTTATAAATTACAAACCCTGAGTTCTAGGTTTGAGGTGATAATGGTCTCATATATTAAACCAAATTgaactctttttttttatttaaaataaaatcaaaattgacacaattaaatttcaaaattaaaatcattCTTCCTCTCTCTtgaattttaaattgaatataaTTAGAATTGGTGGATACAACTCATCctcaaattaagaaaaaaaattattattaaatgttctcaattcaaaataaactaaAACCATTAATTTTAATACAAAATCAAATAGCATTATTTATTGTATTAAtggatatattatttaaaattttaaaatattttccatCTTACATATATTGGGTACAGAatgtataaaatataattatacatACATGTACACTAGTTCATAGCTTTttcattataatataattataaaaaataagttcGTAATAAACTTCCattcataataataatagtaatattaatttttgattaaATGACATTGAGTGAGCTGTCTGTTtaaaaaatatcataaaattataaattggaatttttattaaatatttttattaaaaaaaaaagtctttaTCATTATGGATGTGATGGTAGACTACTAGTTATGAGTATAAGTAATTATAAGGGGGAGAAGTAGTGAATGGGAGCATCACATTTTCAAATGGAGTTGGCAAATTTAGCAAAGTGCTTATTTTTGGGTTTTATGATCTTGTGGATTCAAATCCATGGATGCAAAGGTTGCTTTGAAGCTGAGAGATCAGCactcttaaattttaagaaaCTTGTTGTATCAGATGGAGCTGATGCAgatcatcttctttcttcttgggttgatGATTCAATGAGTGACTGCTGTAAATGGGAGCGTGTCACGTGTAATTCTACTACAAGTCACGTGATTGAGCTCTTCCTCAACAATACACGACAACATGACATAGATAGCGAATCATTTTATGATGATGAAAATATTTGGTTTATAAAGTTGTCAATGTTCCAGCAGTTGAAAGAGCTCAAAAATCTTAATTTATCGTACAATGTAATTGGTGGTTTCATTGATTATGATGAAGGTACATATCCTATGCTCTTCTatctatattataattttttttatttgtttgccAAATATACTATTTCAGTACATTATTGGGTGCACTGCTCTAAAAGATTTTGAAAGATTTTGCTCTATAATATATTTAGGTTTTGAAAGATAAtcaaaattgaagaaattagaaGTCTTAGATCTTAcagttaattattttaataatagaattttatcATCATTGAGTGCTCTTACATCACCTAAGACTTTAAttcataattcattaggtgttctTATATTACTTATGACTTTGATTCTTAGTAACAATTAATAGAATAAAACGTTTATTACATTGGGTACTCTTATATCAGAGTGGGACATCAGTTTCACTAGATTCAATAACAGTATCTTATTATCATTAGGTTCTCTTATATCACTTAagactttactttttttttttttataagattcAGTCTTCAACACTTAATTACAGTAGAAAGAAAATTTCTTCCCTAACAAAGATATGCTTTATTCGAAGGTTTATATATCATGATATTTCATAAATCTACAATCAATTTCATCTTTTCCAATGTATCTATGGGCATTACAAGCTATGTCAATTTCATCTCTACTGAAGTTAATTTTTTGTAGTGTAAAGAGGTGTATACTATATATGTGCAGGTTTTGAAAGATTATCAGAATTAAATAAGCTAGAAACCTTGGACCTTACTTACAATTGGTTCAATAATAGCATATTATCATCATTGGGTGCTCTTACATCACTTAAGTCTTTGATTCTTAGTAGGAATAACATGAGAGGTTCCTTCCCTAGCAAAGGTATGTTTGATTCTTAAAATTGTTTTCTTCATACTTATTCTATCATAACATCCAACTAATAAATGGGTTTTTCAAAtgtttttgatagattaattataTAGATTATGTATATTGTAAATTGcatattatgaaaattaaaactgttagattaaattgtaattttgagATATGATAAAATTTATACGTAGcagtgttttcttattttgatcacAGTCATGTAGTTATAACTTTACTTATAATTGGTTAGTTACAGAAGTCACTCTACTGGCTGAATTAGTTAGGGTGCGGTTACTGTTGTTAGCTGGCATACATATATACCATAAAGTTGTAAAAACAATTCAGTTACAATTTCTTTCCTTAGTCAcatgaaaataattttcttataggtagttaatctaatttaattccagCTACTTgaaattaaagatttttttttttttgagaaattcAAAAACAATATCTTGTAATTTTTTCTAGAACTTGTTATAATTTCATCTTTAATATatggatttttatttttcctctttGCACAATTGCATAGAAGCTTATTTGTTAATCAATTATATCATGAAATAACATAAAAGCTATAAGATGTAGAGGTTTTGAAAGATTAGAGGAGTTGGATATCAGTGGCAATTTGTTCAATAGTAGTATCTTATCATCATTGGGTGCTCTTAAATCACTTAAGACTTTGATTGTTAGTGATATGTTTGATACAATGGTAGGTGCCATCCCTATCCAAGGtatgtttaatttttggaatcttTTTCTTCACACTTATTCTATTAGAACATCCAATTACTCCCACTTATtcttataaaaataaatggatttttcaaattatttttgatAGTCTTACAAAATCACATATAACAAAAAAATCAATATGCAATTGTTTTAAGATTTATTATATAGattatatatattgtaaatttgaagaatttacaaattttagatcacttctgaaataattatttttccagaaatTTAAAAATAGTAACTTACAATATTTTGTAGATGACTTATTATAATTTCATCTCTAATATATAtctttttgttttttctttcACAATTACACATGGTTCAGAATTAAATAATCTGAAAAATTTGGAAATACTGGATATAAGTAGCAATGTATTCAACGGTTCCCTCTCACTTGAAGGTAACTTCATATCCCATcttatttgttatttttattgtTAGATATAAAATAACCCAATTTATCTTTTAGAGCTATCATGTGTCCGCTTTAAAAATATGCTTGACTTAACTaacgaattcaaaaaattttcaaagtgaatagaaataatattgaaattacaaaatattaataacaaataaaatagattaaaaatttaacaacaaataaacaaataattaataaagaaaatatttataattaatctctatgaatttatttattttttgaataCGTATAATTATTaacattattaaatatattttctttatataaataaaaattttcaaaagtaTGCTTTGTAAATCATTCTTTAACTAATAATTTCATATAGgtagtttttttaaaaaaatattaaaactcttaaaatttttcttctttctcttgTTTTTGGCTGAATGTATATCCTTTATATATGTGTATGCATGAAGCATAGTTATTATTTATGTGGCTTCACGCTTTGACactttaggatttatgtttcattTTTTTGTCAAAATTATATCTTGagattgttaaaaaaaataataatatattttaataataatatattttaatagaaTGGGTCCcacaaacaaataaaaattaaaaaaataatatattttaatatatttttcaaataatatattttaatagaaTGGGTCCcacaaacaaataaaaattaaaaaaataaatttttaatttagttgGTTCAACAAAtaataaatagaaattaaataacttaaatttgtattttctaaaattatttaaataaaattatatttttattttagttgaatttaaaaattaaaaaagaaaagaacacGAAGAACATGTTCTTCCCTAATTCCCAAATCCTGCATTTCTTAAATCCAACCATATAGCTgtgcaaactcaagcttttgattCCCATTCTTACTTCCCAAATCCTGTATATCTTAAACCCAACCATACAACCATCATAACCATCTAGTTTTAAATCAATAATAGGGATATTCCTTTCACTACGTCCTTGACGCAAAGAATAAAGAAACATTCATAGAGTTCGTAAATATTGAATTAGTCTAACTGTTGCTAAATAATTAAACCAAACTGAAATTACACCTTAACTTATCATGTCGATGTCGTTTATGTTCAAAATATCTCACCCTTCTTTATTTTCTTAGTATTACCTTATCCATTCTTATCTTCTCAATTTTTTAAGACACAAGCGAAGATGAGTTTTTTGTAATTTCTTCTCTGCAATTTATCCAttctttgtaatttttattgttaTGAAATTTCAATTTGTTACAATTTAATCCCTAAAACATGCTTTTCTTGCAAATAATTAATGTCTTTTAGTTAAatctaacatgaaataaaagttagtatattatgaaaattaaaactgttagactaaattgtaattttgagaAAAAAGATGACTTATTAAGCCTTATTTTAATGATAATTGGACTTCTGTTGAACTCGAATTTAATGCAATTTCTAAAATATGATATAATTTATATGTAGCagtgttttcttattttggtcaCAGTCACGTAGTTATAACTTTACTTATAATTGATTAGTTACATAAGTCACTCTACCAGCTGGATTAGTTAGGGTGTGGTTACTTTTGTTAGCTGGCATACATATATCCCATAAAGTTAGTAGAAACAATTCAGTCACATGAATATAATTTTCTTGTAGGTAGTTAATCTAACTTAATTCTAGCTACTTGAAATTTTGTTTTCTTGAGAAATTCAAAAACAGCATCTTGCCatcttttctagatgacttattGTAATTTTATCTCTAACATatgcatttttatttttcttttttgcaCAACTACATAGAagcttattaattaattaattatgtcttgaaataACATAGAAGTTATATGGTGTATAGGTTTTGAAAAATTAGAGGAGTTGGATATCAGTTACAATCGGTTCAATAATAGCATCTTATCATCATTGGGTGCTCTTAAATCACTTAAGTCTTTGATTCTTGAAGACAATAAGATGGAAGGTTCCTTCCCTAGCAAAGGTATGTTTGATTCTTGGAATTGTTTTCTTCACACTTATTCTATCATAACATCCGACTAATAAATGGATTTTTCAAATGTTTTCGATAGATTAATTATATAGattatatatattgtaaattgCATATCTTTTTTTAATGACATACAATTTTATGTTAAATGtgatatattcaaataaaatattaagataaataaaatatgaatcataattttattaaatagtgCAGCAAtagaaattaatattaaaatttataatttttttattgttataaaatctcaatttgTTACAATTTAATCACTAAAACATGCTTTTTCTTGCAAATAATTAATGTCATTTAGTTAAAtctaacatgaaataaaatttaatatattatgaaAATTGAAACTGTTAGATTAAAATGTAATTTTGAGAAAAAAATGACTTATTAAGCCTTATTTTAATGATAATTGAACTTCATGTTGAACTTGAATTTGATGTAATTTTTAAAGTACAATATAATTTATATGTAGTagtgttttcttattttggtcaCAATCTCGTAGTTATAGCTTTACTTGGAACTGAGTAGTTACAAAGGTCACTCTACTAACTGGATTAGTTAAGGTATAGTTACCTTTGTTAGCTGGTAACATATACCATAAAGTTGTAGAAATGAATCAATTCAATCAGTTACAATTTCTTTCCTTAGTCATGAGAATATAATTTTCTTGTAAGTagttaatctaatttaattcaatgtgaaatttttaatactcctccCCTTGAGGGCAATATGGTTGTCACTTGACAATcaatatttttatcaaatatgagctaaattatataattttatgagTAATTGAAAGTGACAACTCAATTTGGGCtctaatattatattaaatttagaaaGAATGTTACACCTTTTTACTTTATATTTTTTCAATGTGAGATTTTCAATAATTATAGAGGTGGCTGATGAGAGGTTGGGCAATGACTACAACTAGATTTTGTTTGTTTCTCAGGGAAAGAGTGAGAAAATATGAGAAAGGGGAAATATCAAAGCTTGGGCTTttcattattaaaaattaatttctattttctctacaaaaaattaatttttatttttattttcattaaaaattaaatattttttattatatggggaactaattagattaaaaattatattttattaaatatttaattgtacGTCAGTACCATATCAGCAAGAGTTAACGGTGTTAAATAGTTTGGCTTAAAAATGCTAACGGTGACAATTACAAGGCACTATTTtgacaaaaaataaaatacaaattctAAAGTGTCAAAGAGCAAAATcacaaggatttttttttttttggtacttTTCTCAAAAGTTAAAGTGGGTTGATATACATACACACATGAATTAATTGCTGTCTTATTTATTAGAAGctatttattttgtttagttttataaattaattattgttatGAAAATAAAtggatttttcaaaattttttgatagTTTtacaaaatcacatataaaataaaaaaatgattttcaTGTTTTAAGCAATTGTTTTaagatttattatataaattatggaattgtaaatctgacatcttttcttttttaatgaCATATATTTTTCAGTTAAATATGGTATAATTCAAAGAAAACTATtagattaaattgaaatttgaaaaaaaaaattgactttttttaatcattaggcaaaatttaatttaataataattgcaCTTCGTTGTTGAACTTGAATTTGATACAATTTCATCACCAAAATATAGTTAGTTGATCTCACTGCTAAGACAGTTTTTGATTTTAGAAATTCAAAAACAGTAACTT from Hevea brasiliensis isolate MT/VB/25A 57/8 unplaced genomic scaffold, ASM3005281v1 Scaf252, whole genome shotgun sequence harbors:
- the LOC131176810 gene encoding receptor-like protein 15 isoform X1, with protein sequence MGASHFQMELANLAKCLFLGFMILWIQIHGCKGCFEAERSALLNFKKLVVSDGADADHLLSSWVDDSMSDCCKWERVTCNSTTSHVIELFLNNTRQHDIDSESFYDDENIWFIKLSMFQQLKELKNLNLSYNVIGGFIDYDEGFERLSELNKLETLDLTYNWFNNSILSSLGALTSLKSLILSRNNMRGSFPSKELNNLKNLEILDISSNVFNGSLSLEGFEKLEELDISYNRFNNSILSSLGALKSLKSLILEDNKMEGSFPSKGFERLEDLDISDNLFNKSILSSLGALTSLRTLKIRWNNMEGSFPIQELNNLKHLETLDISYNEFNGSLSHEGFERLEDLDISYNRFNNSILSSLSALTSLRTLKIRENSMEGCFPIQGLILQIVFFTLILFIVFFCSWFKIK
- the LOC131176810 gene encoding receptor-like protein 15 isoform X2, which produces MGASHFQMELANLAKCLFLGFMILWIQIHGCKGCFEAERSALLNFKKLVVSDGADADHLLSSWVDDSMSDCCKWERVTCNSTTSHVIELFLNNTRQHDIDSESFYDDENIWFIKLSMFQQLKELKNLNLSYNVIGGFIDYDEGFERLSELNKLETLDLTYNWFNNSILSSLGALTSLKSLILSRNNMRGSFPSKGFEKLEELDISYNRFNNSILSSLGALKSLKSLILEDNKMEGSFPSKGFERLEDLDISDNLFNKSILSSLGALTSLRTLKIRWNNMEGSFPIQELNNLKHLETLDISYNEFNGSLSHEGFERLEDLDISYNRFNNSILSSLSALTSLRTLKIRENSMEGCFPIQGLILQIVFFTLILFIVFFCSWFKIK